The DNA window GAaggggtggtgaagccctggcagaggctgcccagggggagtctccatccctggaggggttcaggcaACGTGGGGAGGCGGCACttcaggacgtggtttagtagaCAAGGTGCGGTTGTGTtggaggttggactggatgggtttaGAGAGCTTTTCCAGCCTCTGTGATTCCCCGATTCCTTCCCATTCTCACTGGAGCCCAGCTCGCTGCCGTGTTCAGGCAGGAGACAGATGCAATCAGCATCAGGTTAATTATTGCCGGGcagggaggagctgctgccagcgCACGGGGAGCAGGACACGGCGCTGGGTGAGGCTGCGCGTACGGAGACCGATGTCGGTCCCGGCTGCCGCCTGCCCAGTGCCGGAGCAGTCGGGGAGCCCCGGCTGAGCCTGTTTGCTTAGCAGGAGGGGTGTTTGCTTTGGTCTCTGGCAGGCAGGGCCCTGGGCACCCGGGCGCAGTTTGCCCAAGCCAAGCATCGCCCCTTGGGCTGGGCACAGCTGGGCTTGGGGAAAGGCATGGGCAGAGGCAGCTCCACGTGTCCGGGAGCTGTGGCTGGTtctccaggagcctcctgggCTGGGACACAGCCAGGGGCCATCCGGGAGGCATCTCTGTGCTGCGGTACTTGCCTTCCCACCAGGtctcctcatcctctctccccatctccGCTGGCTTGGGGCTGCTCTGCTGTCCTGGGCACCACCTGGAAGCACCAAAGGGTTCCTGTCCCATCCtatccccaaccccatcccatcccatcccatcccatcccattctctCCCCTTCTATCcactccatcccaccccatctcaccccatcccatccccagctCTCACAGGGCTCCCCAGACCCAGCAGGATCAGCCCTGGGGAAAGAAATGGAGCGACAGAGGGGACCGggggtggctgccccctccccactgACGCCTCTCCCCGCGCCCATCTTGCAGGTGATGTTACTTGGAGACTCAGGCGTGGGGAAAACCTGCTTCCTGCTCCAGTTCAAAGACGGGGCCTTTCTCTCCAGGACGTTCATAGCCACCGTGGGCATAGATTTTCGGGTGAGACCACCAGGCTGCCGGCCCCTGGCCGCCCCCTCGGCCAGCTCAAGGTGCTGGGAAGGGGGgacaggcagtttccagcccctgcaccccaaatgaTCTCCAaaacccttcctcctctccctggaagAGCAGTACCAGATggaagagccctctgggaaccatcACCTCTTGCCTTTATCCCATCCCAGAGGGGTGTGTGGTGCTGGCGTGCTCCACTGGCCGGGCTGAAGACAACAATCTTGGGGGGGCAAAcattttgctgtcattttgtGCCTCGGAAGGGCTGAAATGGGCTGCGGAGGAGCTGTTAAGGTCACCGGGTCCTGTTTAACCCCTCCCGCTGCTCCCCGTTCCCATGATTTCAGATGCAGGGTCTCtctggggatgcaggaggaggcGAGGATGTtttcagcccagggcagagcgGTGTTTCAGCAAGTCACGGGGGTGTCCCCGGGCAGAGCTCTGCCTGCGGCTGCCGACACGTGTCGAGCGCGGTCAGCGTTTCCTCTGCCTCCGCAGCTGCTCTCGGtctctgctgcctttctgcCCAGGCTGCTCTTGCAGGAGGGGTTGGTGAGCGGGGGCCAAGGGTTGGGGGCTGTGGGTTCGCTTTGGAGGGGTCTCGTGGCCTTCCCTTCCACTAAAGAAGGGAAATCTGCCCCATCTCGCTGTTAGGCTCAGCACTGGTGGCCCCAGGGGTGTTGTGAGCTAGTAGGGACCTGCTCTGCCTCGTGCCGCTGTCCCCTCCAGCAGCTCACGGCTCGTGTGTGATCCCCAGAGTCTCCTTGCACACAGTTTTGTGCTATCCAGCCCATTTTCTCAAACTTTGTCGTCTCCACAAGAGCTGAATTTCCATTTCAAGCAATTCCAGGCAACGAAATTATTTATAGGGGTCTTCTCCTTCCAGAACCATCCCTGCAAGTGCAATTCTTTAAGAGTCTTAAAATAACCCTTCGGTAGCTCGTGCTTTTCTTCTGGCCTCTGGAGAGAAGTCCTTGTGCTTCTGAGTTGGGTCCAGTGCTTGCTTAAGGCCTGATAActgccttccctgctccctTGTGAGCGCCTCTTCCCTCCCCTAGTCCCAATACCTGGCTGTGAACCCCCCCAACCCGGGACGTTGCCTCCCACGGGCTGGATAAATCCACGTGCCACCCGCAACCCCCAGCTCGGTGCATCCAACAACCTTTAGGGGCCAAGCAAGCCTCCCACCAGCAAGGAGACCTGAGCTGGGTGCCCAGCATCACCCACGGAGCGTCCCCTGGCAGCTCGCAGGGGCCTTAAATTGCTGCAACTAGCCCTCATTTTTAGTGCATCACATGGAATCGTGGCAGAAGAGTCAGGGCTTTACGGTGGGCGAGCATTATAAAAGCCTGCCAGGGCGTTATTAATAGATGCACATTTGCATGTGGTTTGTGCAAGCCCTTCCCGCTTGCCCCGCTCTGCTCGTCGTCCCCTGGATGCCACAATCCCAGAGCTgcctggcaggagctgggacaggTTGGTGTCCTGGGGCTTTGCGGGGCAGCCTGCATCGTTAGCCAGCTCGTTGGGGTCAGGAGCCGCAGGATGGGGTGCTGGCTGCAGGAGAGGAGTGAGGCATCAGCTCCAAAGCAGGAGGGGATGCTGTTCTGGGATGTCCCTGTAGCCACCACGCAGCATCGCAGCCCGAGCAGCTGGACCAGGGGTTGCAGCCGTGAAGCTCCAACATCCAGCCCTGCGGCAGCCCAGCTCCGTcccgtggggctggggtggcCAGCACCCACGCCGAGGGGCTTGGGCTGATGGATGCgctctccttctcttctgcagaacAAAGTGGTGGCTGTGGATGGTGTGAAGGTGAAGTTGCAGGTGAGCTTCGAGGACGGGTGAGCGATTCCCAGCCAGATGGCTGGGGATCCCACGCTGAGGCCGAGGATGGTGATcccatggggctgggagcatctCCAGCTGGGGGTCCCCCTGCCTGCTCTCACTGGGGGTGCTTCTCAGCAGATCTGGGACACGGCAGGACAGGAGCGTTTCCGCAGCATCACCCACGCCTACTACAGGGATGCGCAAGGTGGGTTTGGAGTCCAGCAGGGGGGACGAGGCAGAGTGCTCCCTTGCACCTCGTCAGTGcctctgcctcttcccttccagccctgctcctgctctaCGATATCACCAGCAAGATGTCCTTCGACAACATCCGCGTGAGTCCCCTCTGTGGCTCGGGAGCACGTTCCTCTCAAGAGGCTGAGGCCGTGGGTGCCCCATGCAGCTTGCTGGGTGTTCGGGGCAGGTTTCCACGCCAGCATTGGCTGTTTTGGCCAGAGCTGGCTGGGGGCTCTGCCCTGGGGCTCCCAgctgggtgctgcagggctgggtgagctgtgctcagggacatggttaaTGGCTGGGGGCAGAAAATGCAGTTTGGGATGGACGTGAACTACGTGTGGGCTTGGGCCGTAGCCAGGGGATGGGGCATTTTCAAGACTGTTTGGCTGGAATGGTTCCCATGCccaaaaaaagtcattttcccAGCTCTCGTGGTGGGGTgtgagggctgagaggggaggGACGCTCACCCCGACACCGCCCCGCTGCCCCACAGGCCTGGCTGACCGAGATCCACGAGTACGCCCAGAAGGATGTGGTCATCATGCTGCTGGGCAATAAGGTTTGTACGGGCCCCTTTGCCCCGCGGTTTGCTGCGTtgtgccagccctgccctgtCCTGGCCAGCCCTGCGGCTGAGGCTCCCAGTTCAGGGATGCTCCCAGTCAGGGATGCTGCTGGGCATGGCATGCCTGCCCCGTCCTACACCCCAGGATCCCAGGTAGCCCCAATCCCAGATGCCCACCAGGTCCCAGATTCTCTCCAGAGGTCCCAGATGCTGCTGGGTGACCTATGCCCAACTGGGTGCTGGATTTTCCCATGGCACTGGATGCCCCTTGAATCCTGGGTGATGCCCAACAGAGAAGACCCCTGGGTCCTGAGTGCCCCCAGGTACTGGGTGCTGTCCCAGGTTCCCCCCCAGCATCATCCTGGATGTTCCTTGGTCCCTGCTGTCCCTGGTCCCTGCGCACCCACGCTGCCTGCTTGCTGGATGTCCCCAGGGTGCCAGCTGGACCTGGCACATGGTGacacctcccttccctcctcaggCTGATGTGAGCAGTGAGAGGGCTGTGAGGACAGAGGATGGAGCATCGCTGGCCCGGGTGAGCTGTGCCTCGCGTCTAACCCCACTGCAGCCCCAAAGACAACTGCCCATTGCAAGACCTGGGGCAAAGCAGGCAGGGGACGGCTCCTTGTCCCCAAGCCTCGGGCAGGCgatggggaggatggggaggatcCCGAGGGGCTGGATGCTGATGGGCTGTGCCGCCCTGGCAGGAGTACGGAGTGCCCTTCATGGAGACGAGCGCCAAGACGGGCATGAACGTGGAGCTGGCCTTCCTGGCCATTGCCAAGTGAGTACGTGGGGCCAGGGGACCGGGCAGGGTGGTGACCCTGCAGCCCCATCGCCTCCCACGCCGGCTGCGGGGCGGACGGGTGAGGGTAACGCAGCCCCAACGCCCCAGGGAGCTGAAGCAGCGCGCGGTGCAGCAGCCGGACGAGCCCCGCTTCCAGATCCACGACTACATCGAGTCACAGAAGAAGAAATCCGGCTGCTGTGCCTTTGCCTGAGCGCGGCCGGGAGGAGCCGGCAGCACCAGGGACGCGGGCAGAGCCGGGTCCGATCCTGCCCTCGAGCGCCCGGGGGAGCGGGGCTGCCGCAAGCCACGTGTGCGCGGAGCGGCCGGCACGGGGAGAGCCAGCACCCAGGGGCCGGAACCTGCTGCCCCCAGAGCGATGCCTGGAGCTTGCTATGTGCCACCGGGCAGTAACCGCAGCACGATGCCTGCCAGCCTGGCCAGCGGGCCACGGTGATGCCTTCATCACCCAGCAGGATGCAGGATACAGCCCCGCGCACAGCactgttttttggtttttttggtttttttgaaaaaacaagccattttcttttcaatccCTCCAAACAAAAGCATCTCTGGCCCCGCAcgggctgggctggaggtgcCCGTGGTGCCCGGGCTCCCGCGCGGGCGGGATTTTCTCCCATCACTGCACACGCAATGCAACCGCTCCTTCACGCCGCTGGCAAAGAGCAGCTTCAACccaggctggagagcagagatctcatctcaatctcccctctttcagctcaaagctgtccctcttgtcctatctctgcactccctgatcaagagcctgcCCCCCCTCAATCTTTTCTGGAGATCCTTttggtactggaagctgctctaaggtccccctggaacctcctcttctccaaccccctctctctcagcccgtccttgcacaggaggtgctccagccctcgcatcacgCTCCCCGTGCACTACCCTGGTTGGTGGGATGATGGATATTTGGGTTTGTAGCTGGAGATGCGCGGGGGCAGCTGCGGAGGGCACAGCCCCGCTGCACGGAGGAGCGAGGGACCAGCCGGCACATCCATCCCTGCCAGCATCTTCCCTGGCCCTGGGGCCTCCTGcgcctctgctctgctcctgggtCTCTCTTTGCAAGTTTACAGACTAAAGCTGAGTATTTTCGAGGCTTTGCATCTGCCTGCGTCTCTTATTATTGCGTGAGAAATCCCTGCCCCGGGTCTGCGCCGTGGGAGgcgtggggagggggcagaaccCACCGCCCCTTCCTCCCCTCGGGGGCTTTCGTTGCACATTTCAGACGGTCCAAAGGTGAGAGGGGAAGAGTAAACATGCCCTGTTAAATTAAAACCACCCTCCTCCCCTGCTGTTCTCATGGTGCGGAATCCAGCATTCCCCAAATAACTCCGTCTTCCCACCAATGGCCTCGCCGCCGCCGCTTGGCTGATGTCTGCAAAAAATGCTGGATGGCTTCAACACAAACAGACGTCGGCTCTTTTCTGCTTCCCCCCCCATCCACGCTGACCTCCCGTAACGCCGCGCGAGCTGccaagggcaggaggaggcagctggggtgCTGCCCGCGTCCCGCGGCACCCACAGCGCCGGCCGCTTCCTTTGTTGCCATCTTCCTTCCTTATCGCGGTCCAGGGCTCCAAGCAGCCCTCTGGGAGCTGGGTTGGGTTTCCTGACTGTGGGTAGCTCTCCCCCAAAGCGTCTCCCCGTGCCGCGGCGGTGCCAGGGGCGACGGGCACCCTCCCGCTGCGGGGGCCACACGCTTGCCCTGGTTTTCCTCTCCGCGGGCATCGGCCGCTGTGAGATTCCTCTCTGCCGCCTTTCTCAGGGCCGAGCGGCTGCGGCGAATGCTCAGCCGAGTGGAGGAAACAAATGAGCCCCCCGCGCGCTCCCCGCAGAGCGGGAGCACGGCCGCCCCGGCACATGGGGGGTTCTTGGCCACGGAGGCTCCTGCAGGGGCTTCGGTGTGGGGACACCCAGCAGGCACGAAGCCGTCACCTCaaagaatcgtggaatggttaaggttggaaaagatctctaagttCACCAAGTCCAACCTCCTCGCCCTCCCCGCCGTGGCGCGGTTCAAAGCCATCCGGCTGCCCCAGGGACCTTTGGCTGGTCTGAACTTCAGCCAGAAAGTGGAAGACACTGATGGTGCCTCCATAAAATCCTTGCCGGGAGGATCCcaggagccagctctgcctggcaccagcagcacagaggtgctggagcagcccAGCCTCGCGCCTCGCCTtgccctgaccctgaaccccagGATCTCACCCTCTCGTAACCCCAGGATCTCACCCTCTCGTAACCCCTTGCAGCCACTTCTGCTTCCCAGCCCCGAGCACCCTGGGGTTGGGGCAGAGCTCGTGGGGTTTCACACATCTCCACACCCTCGGGCACCAGCTCCGGGGTGCAGAGTGGGGCCAGGGGCTGCTCTCCCATTCCTGCCACACAGCCTGTTACCGCTTGATAACGGCCCCTCATCCGCTTTCCCAGGCAGTTTCTGTTTGGGTTTGTGTTTCGCTGATGAAGCTCGGAGCATCCCTTGAGTgctgggggtggaactgggagAGGGGACGGGGAGGATGAGTCCTGGACGCATCCTGAGGGGAGTGGGACTTTCGGGAGAGGTGGAGGTGGTCCTGGGAAAGCAATCCGGCCCCACAAGGGCTGTCTTGGCCCCACACATGAGTGATCCAGCCCCATGGGGTTTGTCCCAGCTCCACatgggggtgtccctgccccaaTATGAGGTGTCCCAGCTGCATGGGGGGGTGTCCTGGCACCACATGAGGGTGTTCCTGCCCCACAAGCAAGCGATCTGGCCCCATGCAGGGTGTCCTGGCCCCACGCAGGGTGTCCTGGCCCTGCTTGGGACTGATGCAGCCCCAcagggaggtgtcccagccccacagaggggTGTCTCTGCCCCATACAGGGTGTTCCTGCCCCACATGGTGATGTCCCAGCCCTACGTGGGGGTGTCCCAGCCCTAcgtgggggtgtccctgccccacaggaAGGTGTCCCAGCTGCACAcaggggtgtccctgccccatgCAGGGTGTCCCAGCCCTATACGGGGTGTCCCAGCCCCATACGGGGTGTCCCAGCCCTAcgtggaggtgtccctgccccacaggGAGGTGTCCCAGCTGCACACAGGGGTGTCCCAGCTGCACACAGGGGTGTCTCTGCCCCATGGAGGGGTGTCCCAGCCCCATGGAGGGGTGTCCCAGCTCCACGGGGCTCGAGGGAACCCGCTGGGGTCCGACCTCATTTGCATAGCCCCGCCCACACACAAACCACGCCCCGCGCTGTCAGGCCACGCCCACAAATTACCTTATTTGGTCATTCCCGCCCCTCCCCGCTCTCCGATTGGTCGCCGCGCGGCGCTGGCCCCGCCCCGGCTATAAAAGGCGGCGCGCGGGGCGCGGGCGGCGCAGAAGCGCGCGGGGCAGGCGGCGCGGGGGGTCCCGCCATGAGCAGCGGCGCGGGCTCGGCGGGCCCCGCGGGCCCCGGGCCGCGGCTGTGCCGGCTCCAGCGCGGCCCGGACGGGTACGGCTTCCACCTGCACGGCGAGAAGGGCAAGCCGGGCCAGTTCATCCGGCTGGTGGAAGCCGGGTCGCCGGCCGAGCGCTCGGGGCTGCGCGCCGGGGACCGGCTGGTGGAGGTGGACGGCGAGAACGTGGAGCGGGAGAGCCACCAGCAGGTGGTGGAGCGGATCCGCGCCGCCCACGGCGCCGTCAGCCTCCTCGTCGTCGATCCCGCGGCCGACGAGCAGCTGCAGACGCGGGGGGAGGCGGGCGGCGAGCCCCCCGCAGCCCCGGAGCCCGCGGAGCCGCCGGCGCGGGAGCCCCCGGGCGGCGCCCAGCGGGTGAGCGGCGCTGGGGGGgcgtttgggggggctgggggctccttGAGGGGGCGTGGGAACCTCCCGGGAAGGCCCCGTCGTCCCCTTGGGGCGCGCAGCAACGGCCGCGTTTGCCCCGGGCGGTTTCGCTTTCggctcttcttttatttttttttttttaatcgcTTTGCTTTAAACGCCGCGCCCCGCCGCGCCTCCTTTTCGGGTGTAAATGAGGGTGGGTTTGCTTCTCGCCCCCCCCTCCATGCTCTGGGGATCTGGGATTCGCGGGGCTGCGGGTGCTGCTGGAGCCGCTTGTGCGCTGAGCGTGTCCGGTCTCTGCTGCGGGAGGGAGGGGCTGAGGAGCTGAACGGGGGGCTGGAGACCCTCCCCGGTGGAAAGAGAGGGGGAGAGTgggggctgctcagcctggagagaccttagagcggcttccagcgctgaaaggggctgctggaaagctggggaggggctctggatcagggagtgtgGGGATAGGGCGAGGGGGAACGgttctgagctgcaagaggggagattgggatgagatcttaggaggaatgttttgctgtgagggtggggagaccctggaacaggctgcccagagcaggggtggctgccccatccctggagggattcaagggaggttggatggagcttggagcccctgatccatgggaggggtccctgcccagggcaggggtggcactgggtgggctgtgaggtcccttccagcccctgGTGCCCTGTCCCCCCCGGGATGCCGGCGCTGTGGGAGTTGGCAGTTGTGCAAACAAGGCGATGGAGAAAGGTGAGGAGTTGAGAAAGAGCCGAGCTTCCCTGCGCAGAGCGGTTCCTAAGAGACGCTCGGGGCTGCTCGGTGTTTACCCAGCAGGAACGTGTTTGTTGTCACCACAGGGGttgaggatggatggatggattcCTGGGAAGCGGGCTCCTCGTGTTCCCGGCGTGGGGGGGACCTTCGGGGGGTCACAAAGCACTCGGACACCAGCCCTGGTGATGCTACGTCTGCAGGATTGGTGCCCTGGGGCTCGCCTAGAGCTGGTGCTGAGCCCCGGCTGGACTTCAGCCCCTCGATGAGCTGCTGTCATGCAGCCGTTTGCTGAGGATCAGCTGTTTTTTATTAGTTCTCTCCTGTTGGACTTTAAACCTGTGCTGACTGACTCTTGGCTTCATCCCTGCCCTGCTAAAACTCctctccagcacctccctgctggggctgctcaggTGGGGACACCCAGGGATGCCTGAGCCCTCCGTGTTCCCTGTGTCAGGCTCCCTTGGGGCCAGGGGCACCGTCTTTGCTGTGTTTCAACTTGGAAACCTCTCCCTAGGctaggagaaataaaaaaagacgtgcttaatgcagcccaggccaGTCCCCTGCGAGGTTTAGGGGCTGAGGATGTGCAGCCCCCATGGGAGATGGGGCCCCGACACGCTGCGGGGTGCAAACCCGCTTGGGCTGTGCAAAGAGCATC is part of the Phaenicophaeus curvirostris isolate KB17595 chromosome 19, BPBGC_Pcur_1.0, whole genome shotgun sequence genome and encodes:
- the RAB37 gene encoding ras-related protein Rab-37 isoform X3; the encoded protein is MGSRTLPALPRDYELAGKNKVVAVDGVKVKLQIWDTAGQERFRSITHAYYRDAQALLLLYDITSKMSFDNIRAWLTEIHEYAQKDVVIMLLGNKADVSSERAVRTEDGASLAREYGVPFMETSAKTGMNVELAFLAIAKELKQRAVQQPDEPRFQIHDYIESQKKKSGCCAFA
- the RAB37 gene encoding ras-related protein Rab-37 isoform X1, with protein sequence MERQRGPGVAAPSPLTPLPAPILQVMLLGDSGVGKTCFLLQFKDGAFLSRTFIATVGIDFRNKVVAVDGVKVKLQIWDTAGQERFRSITHAYYRDAQALLLLYDITSKMSFDNIRAWLTEIHEYAQKDVVIMLLGNKADVSSERAVRTEDGASLAREYGVPFMETSAKTGMNVELAFLAIAKELKQRAVQQPDEPRFQIHDYIESQKKKSGCCAFA
- the RAB37 gene encoding ras-related protein Rab-37 isoform X2 gives rise to the protein MLLGDSGVGKTCFLLQFKDGAFLSRTFIATVGIDFRNKVVAVDGVKVKLQIWDTAGQERFRSITHAYYRDAQALLLLYDITSKMSFDNIRAWLTEIHEYAQKDVVIMLLGNKADVSSERAVRTEDGASLAREYGVPFMETSAKTGMNVELAFLAIAKELKQRAVQQPDEPRFQIHDYIESQKKKSGCCAFA